One Bdellovibrio bacteriovorus str. Tiberius DNA segment encodes these proteins:
- a CDS encoding APC family permease, with translation MQKSLGLIMLIFYATGMILGAGVYSVIGKAAGVAHEGLWLSFLLAAVAALLTALSYAELSTLFPKAGAEYVYMKEIFPQKKILSFLCGCLMIFAAICTASTVALSFAAYLQDFFKAPEALVAMAVLALFTLVNIWGVRESGWMNIAFTLVELSGLVIFVYMGFKQPEFGKALSAPLSWGVATGASLIFFAYLGFENMVNLAEEAKEPEKNIPRAILISLVLTTAVYVAVSLAALALMNPEDLQSSDAVLSEALLKHSPEAAKMLGGIALFATANTVMIALLAASRIGLGMARGRDLPKMFAAILPKRQSPWLASLLVFALALLFLPLKKIEIIASVSSFVTIVVFIVVNAAVIYLRRKEPKRKRPFRVPGSVAGWPVLPVLAAGIALFFLFNFEEQVYYVGVGIVIFVLVVYQALHRRRA, from the coding sequence GTGCAAAAGTCCCTGGGCCTGATAATGCTGATCTTTTATGCCACGGGTATGATCCTGGGGGCGGGTGTTTATTCGGTGATTGGCAAGGCGGCCGGAGTCGCGCATGAAGGATTGTGGCTTAGCTTTTTGCTGGCGGCGGTGGCGGCGCTATTGACGGCGCTTTCTTATGCGGAGCTTTCGACTCTTTTTCCCAAGGCAGGCGCTGAATATGTTTATATGAAAGAGATCTTTCCGCAAAAAAAGATCCTTTCTTTTTTGTGCGGCTGTTTGATGATCTTCGCGGCGATTTGCACGGCATCAACTGTGGCACTTTCTTTTGCCGCGTATCTGCAGGATTTTTTCAAAGCACCGGAAGCCTTGGTGGCTATGGCGGTGCTGGCGCTTTTTACCTTGGTGAATATCTGGGGGGTGCGCGAATCGGGCTGGATGAATATTGCATTCACGCTGGTGGAGTTGTCGGGTTTGGTGATTTTTGTCTATATGGGATTCAAACAGCCGGAATTTGGCAAAGCGCTTTCGGCTCCGCTTTCCTGGGGGGTGGCGACTGGAGCCTCGCTGATCTTTTTTGCGTATCTGGGATTTGAGAATATGGTGAACTTGGCAGAAGAGGCCAAAGAGCCTGAAAAGAATATTCCTCGCGCCATCTTAATCAGTCTGGTGTTAACGACGGCAGTCTATGTGGCGGTCAGTCTGGCGGCGCTGGCGTTGATGAATCCGGAAGATTTGCAAAGTTCAGATGCGGTGCTAAGTGAAGCTCTGCTTAAGCATTCCCCGGAAGCTGCTAAAATGCTGGGAGGTATCGCTCTGTTTGCTACAGCCAACACAGTCATGATCGCCCTGTTGGCGGCCAGCCGGATCGGTCTGGGGATGGCGCGGGGCCGGGATTTGCCAAAAATGTTTGCAGCGATCTTACCCAAGCGGCAAAGTCCATGGCTGGCGTCACTTTTGGTGTTTGCCTTGGCTTTGTTGTTTTTGCCACTGAAGAAAATTGAAATTATCGCCAGCGTTTCTTCATTTGTGACGATTGTGGTTTTTATTGTCGTCAATGCGGCTGTCATATACCTGCGTCGAAAAGAGCCCAAACGAAAAAGACCGTTTCGGGTTCCGGGATCCGTCGCCGGATGGCCAGTGCTGCCGGTTTTGGCAGCGGGGATTGCTTTGTTCTTTTTATTTAATTTTGAAGAGCAGGTTTACTATGTCGGTGTGGGTATTGTGATTTTTGTACTGGTGGTGTATCAGGCGCTGCATCGGCGCCGCGCCTGA
- a CDS encoding putative quinol monooxygenase: protein MVQCALLVRFEAKPGKEAEVERFLKNGLALVEDEPETTAWFALRLNSHELGIFDAFPDESGRKAHLAGKVAEALFAQSPDLFAAEPRIEQIDVIADKLPGSGKSARELPPEAYAP, encoded by the coding sequence ATGGTTCAGTGTGCACTGTTGGTTCGCTTTGAGGCCAAGCCCGGGAAAGAGGCTGAGGTGGAAAGATTTCTAAAAAATGGTCTGGCGCTGGTGGAAGATGAACCAGAAACCACGGCATGGTTCGCCTTAAGATTGAATTCTCACGAGCTCGGGATTTTTGATGCGTTTCCGGATGAATCGGGGCGAAAAGCGCACTTGGCGGGAAAGGTGGCTGAAGCCTTGTTTGCGCAGTCGCCTGATTTGTTTGCGGCCGAGCCCCGCATCGAGCAGATTGACGTGATTGCCGACAAGCTGCCGGGCTCCGGAAAAAGTGCGCGAGAACTTCCTCCGGAAGCTTACGCACCTTAA
- a CDS encoding nucleoside deaminase encodes MNNDQIRFLEMAVNLAAENLQEHHGRPFGAVLVKNNEVIATGVNQILLTQDPTSHAELSAIRAASQVLESPRLDGCVIYASGQPCPMCLAAMHMTGIKEVYYALSNDDGEAVGLSTARIYEQMQKALPEQSIKITHTPLVGARDRLYEGWKRLQQKT; translated from the coding sequence ATGAACAACGATCAAATCAGATTTTTGGAAATGGCCGTGAATCTTGCCGCAGAAAACCTGCAAGAACACCATGGCCGTCCTTTTGGAGCCGTGCTGGTTAAAAACAATGAAGTCATCGCCACCGGAGTGAATCAGATCCTGCTGACACAAGATCCCACCTCTCACGCCGAACTTTCTGCCATTCGGGCCGCAAGTCAGGTGCTGGAAAGCCCGCGTTTGGATGGCTGCGTGATTTATGCCAGCGGCCAACCCTGCCCGATGTGCCTGGCAGCGATGCATATGACCGGCATCAAGGAAGTGTATTACGCGCTTTCAAACGACGATGGCGAAGCCGTGGGACTTTCCACGGCACGCATCTATGAACAAATGCAAAAAGCCCTTCCCGAACAATCCATCAAGATCACCCACACCCCGCTGGTCGGCGCCAGGGACCGACTTTACGAAGGCTGGAAAAGGCTGCAGCAAAAAACTTAA
- a CDS encoding MarR family winged helix-turn-helix transcriptional regulator, with product MKKSSATPSSCDATSFNPVLKAFFGYCLNKCALRYKDMMGRALLQHKIVGPQLGIMKLLQVQGPKSQIVLGQEMYIDKASMVKFIDGLEKLKYVRRIPGAEDRRIKVIELTPKGAKDLDTIAKTQRQVEDEFLSPLSKKDKDLLKEILPKLLT from the coding sequence TTGAAAAAATCATCCGCAACCCCTTCCAGCTGCGATGCCACCTCGTTCAATCCTGTTCTAAAGGCCTTCTTTGGGTACTGTCTCAATAAGTGTGCACTTAGATACAAGGACATGATGGGACGCGCCCTGCTTCAACATAAGATTGTCGGTCCTCAACTGGGAATTATGAAGCTTCTTCAAGTTCAAGGGCCTAAGAGTCAAATCGTCCTGGGGCAGGAAATGTATATAGACAAAGCCTCCATGGTAAAGTTCATCGATGGACTGGAAAAATTGAAATATGTACGTCGGATACCCGGCGCGGAGGACCGCCGCATCAAGGTCATTGAATTGACCCCGAAAGGGGCGAAGGACCTTGACACCATCGCCAAAACGCAAAGACAGGTGGAAGACGAATTCCTTTCGCCCCTGTCCAAAAAAGACAAAGACCTGCTGAAAGAAATCCTGCCAAAACTTCTTACTTAA
- a CDS encoding TolC family protein: MITLKYYGKVLVVGALLGGSLHSQAAGLHLQDALNEALNNSPKVQKSESQYRETGWKKTESYSGFLPTLSAQASYLFDKKYALVDVNLNNVPLAIPQVVPTTNAYLTAQWSVFDGFASTNRYLSADAFNESAKSDFDWTRFQVQREVTVLFYKALAAKELKTVAEQNVRALEDHLKDVRLFKKVGSSTNYDVLRVEVQMSEAQSELLNATDNVELSRGRLSESLGMDQDVPEVDGILPRLSPEVVAKLDKATLEDRKDLQALRQRAEGFKHQEDSAEKYWVPRISLIGQYQYYNNRNDRFDDFDQFRDAYQFGVMLNWNLFDGMTSISRSKQSIEQKYQAEKTVRQAELKSQRDFDMWKKKFLYYCKVYEARLNDISKSEESVRLAREGQKVGARTNTDVLDAEAELYRARAGAVNAQVGAIEAIVNLELSTGQQLVNFN, from the coding sequence ATGATCACATTGAAATACTACGGCAAAGTTCTTGTTGTTGGTGCGCTGCTGGGGGGCTCTCTCCATTCTCAGGCGGCGGGTCTGCATCTGCAGGATGCCTTGAATGAAGCTCTGAACAACTCTCCGAAAGTGCAAAAATCCGAATCCCAATACCGCGAAACCGGCTGGAAAAAGACAGAGTCCTATTCCGGATTTCTGCCCACGCTGTCGGCTCAGGCCAGTTACCTGTTTGATAAGAAGTACGCCCTGGTGGATGTAAATCTTAATAATGTGCCTTTGGCGATTCCGCAGGTGGTCCCGACGACCAATGCCTATTTGACGGCTCAATGGTCGGTCTTTGATGGCTTCGCCAGTACGAACCGGTACCTGAGTGCGGATGCTTTTAATGAATCCGCCAAGAGCGACTTTGACTGGACCCGTTTTCAGGTCCAGCGCGAAGTGACAGTGCTGTTCTATAAGGCACTGGCGGCCAAAGAACTGAAAACCGTGGCTGAACAAAACGTGCGTGCCCTGGAAGATCATCTGAAAGACGTGCGTCTGTTTAAAAAAGTAGGCTCTTCGACCAATTACGATGTTCTGCGCGTCGAAGTTCAGATGAGCGAGGCTCAATCCGAACTTTTAAATGCCACGGATAACGTCGAACTTTCCCGCGGACGCTTAAGTGAGTCGCTGGGAATGGATCAGGATGTGCCAGAGGTCGATGGGATTCTGCCGCGCTTGAGTCCGGAGGTTGTGGCAAAACTTGATAAAGCAACCCTGGAAGATCGCAAGGATCTGCAGGCTTTGCGTCAGCGCGCCGAAGGATTTAAGCACCAAGAGGACTCTGCGGAAAAATACTGGGTGCCGCGCATTTCTTTAATTGGTCAGTATCAGTACTACAACAATCGCAATGACCGCTTTGATGATTTCGATCAGTTCCGTGATGCCTACCAGTTCGGTGTGATGCTGAATTGGAATTTGTTCGACGGAATGACCTCGATTTCCCGTTCCAAGCAAAGCATTGAACAAAAATACCAGGCCGAAAAGACCGTGCGTCAGGCCGAGCTGAAAAGTCAGCGCGACTTCGACATGTGGAAAAAGAAATTTCTTTATTACTGCAAAGTCTATGAAGCCCGTTTGAACGATATTTCCAAATCAGAGGAAAGCGTTCGTCTGGCCCGTGAAGGTCAGAAAGTCGGGGCCCGCACCAATACGGATGTGTTGGATGCCGAGGCCGAACTTTACCGTGCTCGCGCGGGGGCGGTGAATGCTCAGGTCGGGGCGATCGAAGCGATCGTCAATCTGGAGCTTAGCACCGGTCAGCAATTGGTTAATTTTAATTAA
- a CDS encoding HlyD family secretion protein, with product MDKKKKLLAGFGTVAVLVAGYFLYEHMMYVATDNAQVEAHSVMIAAKVGGYINAVHINEGMKVKKGDVLIEIDDRDYQNHLRQIKGELASLEAKKRDADKNLRRISELFSKGVVSQQQFDATTTSLAEVKAKYEAVSAQVAQAELNFQNTKILAPSDGFIAKRAAEVGQLASPGVPLVGFVDAGERWVTANFKETEIEGVVPGKKVNIDVDAISGHSFVGVVESISSATGATFTLLPPDNATGNFTKVVQRVPVKIRFENVTAEQVEALKAGLSAFVKVHKH from the coding sequence ATGGATAAAAAGAAAAAATTATTGGCAGGTTTCGGAACTGTGGCGGTGCTGGTTGCGGGATACTTTCTGTATGAACACATGATGTACGTTGCGACTGACAACGCGCAGGTCGAAGCGCACTCGGTGATGATCGCCGCCAAAGTGGGCGGCTATATCAACGCGGTTCATATTAATGAAGGCATGAAAGTCAAAAAAGGCGATGTGCTGATCGAGATCGACGACCGCGATTATCAAAATCACCTGCGTCAGATCAAAGGCGAGCTGGCGTCTTTAGAAGCGAAGAAAAGAGACGCGGACAAAAATCTGCGCCGTATTTCTGAATTGTTCTCTAAAGGTGTGGTTTCTCAACAGCAGTTTGATGCAACGACGACATCTTTGGCGGAAGTTAAAGCCAAGTACGAGGCTGTCAGTGCTCAAGTGGCTCAGGCGGAACTGAATTTCCAAAACACTAAAATTCTTGCTCCGTCGGATGGTTTTATCGCCAAGCGCGCCGCTGAAGTGGGGCAGCTGGCCTCCCCGGGTGTTCCTTTGGTCGGCTTTGTCGACGCGGGCGAACGCTGGGTGACGGCGAACTTCAAGGAAACTGAAATTGAAGGTGTTGTTCCAGGTAAGAAAGTAAATATCGATGTGGATGCGATTTCGGGCCACAGTTTTGTCGGAGTGGTGGAATCCATCAGTTCTGCAACCGGCGCGACGTTCACATTGCTTCCCCCGGATAATGCCACTGGGAACTTTACCAAAGTGGTGCAGCGTGTGCCGGTGAAGATCCGTTTTGAAAATGTCACCGCAGAACAAGTGGAAGCTCTGAAAGCGGGACTTTCTGCATTCGTGAAAGTGCATAAGCACTAA
- a CDS encoding DHA2 family efflux MFS transporter permease subunit, which translates to MKRESVLIIVVAVMASLLEIVDASIVNVALSSMMGNLGATLEDISMVITGYAIANAIILPVSAWLGERIGRRVYFLGCIALFTLTSVACGLAPNLETLTVFRILQGLAGGALLPTSQTLIYEQFPKEKAGIAGAIFGMSVMIGPALGPVLGGYLTDTFGWRSIFNINLPLGLLALFIGSLVIFDREKEPGKENHKSELDIWGLTFLVLGIGCLQYVLERGEADDWFASNIILLNAVIAAVALPLFVWWELRVKNPIINVRLFLQPLVSNGVFLMGMIGFFLYGVVFILPVFVSRTLHYDATQIGVLFIPGSILTAALMPFIGRAMVQGVDPRKLIFVGLLSLEVCLYTMTLLSPLSSEGEILRMLFIRGFGMAFLFVPINSSILSQFKGVEMGQVSGLLNLSRQIGGSVGIALIGTMLNKNSHQNYLDLTSKVSLLNANTQSAYYGAANTLGSKMSEGLGMATGNEAALKSLYGRIQNQVFMLSFRQLMFLMMIIFATAFIPLALIRFKNKTNTVVDAH; encoded by the coding sequence ATGAAAAGAGAATCCGTACTGATTATCGTGGTGGCCGTGATGGCTTCGCTGCTTGAAATCGTCGATGCGTCCATCGTGAATGTGGCGCTGTCGTCGATGATGGGAAATCTGGGGGCAACCCTTGAAGACATCAGTATGGTCATCACCGGTTACGCCATCGCCAATGCCATCATCCTTCCCGTATCGGCGTGGCTGGGCGAGCGCATTGGTCGCCGGGTGTACTTTCTGGGGTGTATCGCTCTTTTCACCCTGACCTCGGTTGCCTGCGGTCTGGCGCCCAATCTGGAAACGCTGACCGTGTTCCGTATTCTTCAGGGGCTTGCGGGCGGGGCCCTGCTGCCAACGTCGCAAACCCTGATCTATGAACAGTTCCCGAAAGAAAAAGCCGGGATCGCCGGAGCGATCTTCGGGATGAGTGTAATGATTGGTCCTGCTTTGGGTCCGGTGCTGGGTGGTTATCTGACGGACACTTTCGGCTGGAGATCCATTTTCAACATCAATCTGCCCTTGGGATTGCTGGCGCTGTTCATCGGAAGCCTGGTCATCTTTGATCGTGAAAAAGAACCGGGGAAAGAAAATCACAAATCAGAGCTCGACATCTGGGGTCTGACGTTCCTGGTGCTGGGCATTGGCTGTTTGCAGTATGTTCTTGAGCGCGGTGAGGCTGATGACTGGTTTGCTTCGAATATTATCTTGCTCAACGCCGTCATTGCAGCAGTCGCATTGCCCCTGTTTGTATGGTGGGAATTGCGCGTGAAAAATCCGATCATCAATGTGCGCCTGTTTCTGCAGCCCTTGGTCAGCAATGGTGTGTTCCTGATGGGTATGATCGGCTTCTTCCTTTATGGCGTGGTCTTTATCCTGCCGGTGTTTGTTTCCAGAACTCTTCACTATGATGCAACCCAGATCGGGGTGCTGTTCATTCCGGGTTCGATTCTGACGGCGGCGTTGATGCCGTTTATCGGTCGGGCCATGGTGCAAGGGGTGGATCCAAGAAAGCTGATCTTTGTGGGGTTGTTGTCCTTGGAAGTGTGTCTGTACACGATGACTTTGCTTTCGCCGCTTTCTTCAGAAGGCGAGATTTTACGCATGCTCTTTATCCGCGGTTTCGGCATGGCCTTCTTGTTTGTGCCGATCAACTCAAGCATCTTAAGTCAGTTTAAGGGGGTTGAGATGGGGCAGGTGTCGGGGTTGCTGAATCTGTCCCGTCAAATCGGGGGCAGCGTCGGGATTGCTTTGATCGGCACGATGCTGAACAAAAACAGTCATCAAAACTATTTGGATCTGACTTCGAAGGTGTCCCTGTTGAATGCCAACACTCAAAGCGCTTATTACGGGGCAGCCAATACCCTGGGCTCTAAAATGAGTGAAGGTCTGGGGATGGCTACGGGGAACGAAGCGGCGCTGAAAAGTCTTTATGGGCGCATTCAGAATCAGGTGTTCATGTTGAGCTTCCGCCAACTGATGTTCCTGATGATGATTATTTTTGCGACGGCTTTCATCCCGCTGGCGCTGATCCGTTTTAAGAATAAAACCAATACGGTGGTGGATGCTCACTAA